In the genome of Mycoplasma nasistruthionis, the window TAAAATACACTTCTTGAACATTCAAAAAAGTCAGATATCCCTTTTATATTAATTCTTGATAGTTTAGTTTTGTCATATTCTTTAATTTCTTTAAAAATTTCAGACTTCTTAATTCCATGTCTTTCTAAAACTCTTGTTATAGCTCACTCAATTGCTTCGCGTTCATTCGGACCTAAATCATCAAAAGTGGGTTTTTTTCTTCTTAGGTCTACCTGATTTTGATTTCAATAATAACATATCTATATTATAAAGTTTCAATCAATTTGTAATTAGTATTCAACCATAATGATATGCATCAGCTTTTGTTTTTCCCTTTCATTTATATCTATCAACTCAATATTCGTTAGCAAACGCTTCAGAAGCATAAGCTAAACCATAATTCTGATTTAAATTTATGTATTTTAGTTTTTCTGTAACTGTAAATTGTTTTAAATTCATTAAAAAACACATCCCTTCTTTTAAAAGTGAATGTGTACATAATTTTTTCTACTAACTTATGAATGTCTTTTAAAAAAATAATTTGTTTTTTAATTTCATCATTTAAATCGTTTTGATTTTCAGGAATTTGGATGAATAATTCTGAGTTTCTCAGATATTTTTTTTCTTCATTTTCTTTATTTTGAGTCATGTGACAACTGCTTAAAAATAATGGTGTTGCAAAAGCAAAAATTAATCATTTTCAACTTGTTTTCATTGTGCCTTCTTTTACTGTATATAAAATATTATTTAACTTTTTAAATGACATAGAACAAAATCATATAAATTGCAAGTAATATTTTGCAAAATTTCACTAAACTTTTTATTTTTCACATTTTTTATCTAACTTTTCTTAAATTATGAAAAAACAAGAAAAGCAAACAAAAAAGTCAGTTTACACTGACTTTTTATAATTTGTCTCATTAAAGACTATTTGTTAAGTGGTTGTCATTTTCAGTATCTAACTTCATCAATGTCAATTCCAACTTCTTTAATGTATTGGTTGTGGTATGCAATTTTATCTTCCATTAATTGAACGAATTGTGATGCATCTTGTCCAAATACAGCTTTAGCAGCAGTGATTGACATATGGAATCTATCCATTTCACTCATTAATCTAATGTCGAATGAAGTAGTAATATCACCGTGTTCTCTATATCCGTGAACGAATAAGTTGTGGTTTTGACGTGAGAAGAAGATATCTCTAATTAATCCTTCAAAACCGTGGAATGCGAATAATACTGGTGCGCTTGTTGTGAAAATAGCATTGAATTCAGCATCTGATAATCCACGTGGGTCAATACTTGGGTGACGTAGTCTTAGTAAGTCAACTACGTTAACAAATCTAATTTTTAATGATGGGAAGTGTGAGTTTAAGATTGAAACTGTTGCTAGAGCTTCTAAGTTTGGTTCTGTACCTGAAGCAACTACAACTAGGTCTGGATTTTCATCCATTGAACATGTTGATGCTCAATCAATAACTTTAAGTCCTTTATCAACTAATTCTTGAGCTTCTTCAACGTTGAAGAATTGGTCTCTTGGTTGTTTTGAAGCAACGATTAAGTTAATAACGTCTCTTTCTCTGTAAGCTTTATCTAAAACAGCTAATAATGTGTTTGAGTCAGCAGGTAAGTATTCACGAATTAATTCTGGTCTCTTATCTGCTAAGTGTCCTAAAATACCTGGATCTTGGTGTGTATAACCGTTGTGGTCTTGTTGGAATGCTGTAGATGTAGCAATAACGTTTAATGATGGATAATCTTTTCTTCATCCAATTTTTCTAGCTTTAACAACTCATTTCATGTGTTGTGTTAGCATTGAGTCAATAACTCTTAAGAATGATTCGTATGATACGAATACTCCATGACGTCCTGTTAGAACATATCCTTCTAAGAATCCTTCAGCTTGGTGTTCTGAAAGTTGTGAGTCAATAACTCTACCAACTGGTCCAACAGCTTCATCTAATTCAACATCAACTCTTTCTAATCATTGTCTGTTTGTTGTTTTTAAAACAGCGAATAATCTGTTTGATTTAGTTTCATCTGGTCCAAATACTCTGAAGTTGTCAGGGTTTCTCTTAATAACTTCAGCAAATCAGTTTCCAGCATTAACCATATCTTGATCTTTACGATCACCAGGTTGTTCAATGTCTAATGCAAATTGTTTTCAATCTGGTAAATCTAAAGCTCTTGGGTTAATTCCACCGTTTGTAATTGGGTGCATTCCCATTCTCTTGTCACCTTGTGGTGCAATTTCTGCTAATTCAGCTTTAAAGCTTCCGTCTTCGTTAAATAATTCTTCTGGACGGTATGATAATAATCATTGTTCTAAGTCAGCTAACATTTCAGGGTTTTCTGATGTAACTGGTAATGGAACTTGGTGTGATCTAAAGCTTCCTTCATATGTTAAACCATTAACTTTGTGAGGGCAAGTTCAACCTTTTGGAGTTCTAACAATAAGAGCTGGTCAAATAGGTCTTTTTGCTTCTTCAGCAGGTTTTTGTCTTGCTTCTGCTTGGATAGCAAGAATTTTTTCAACAGCTAAGTCAAATGCTTTAGCCATTGGTTCATGAATACCTTCTTGGTCAAAAACATCTGCTTCAACAAAAATAGCTTCTCATCCGAAACCTCTTAACATATCAGAAATTTCTTCATTTGTTTTACGAGCCATAATTGTTGGGTTAGAAATTTTTCCACCGTTTAAGTGTAAGATTGGTAATACAGCACCATCGTTTACTGGGTTAATGAATGATGTTGAGAA includes:
- a CDS encoding phosphoketolase family protein, which produces MSKFDQKDYLDKVHAWWRAANFLSVGQIYLRNNPLVKGGLKAEDVKMYPIGHWGTIPGQNLIYAHLNRVINKYDLEMFYIEGPGHGGQVMISNSYLDGSYTELFPEITKDEEGIKRMCKRFSFPGGTASHAAPETPGSIHEGGELGYALSHATGAILDNPNIIAATVIGDGEAETGPLAAGWFSTSFINPVNDGAVLPILHLNGGKISNPTIMARKTNEEISDMLRGFGWEAIFVEADVFDQEGIHEPMAKAFDLAVEKILAIQAEARQKPAEEAKRPIWPALIVRTPKGWTCPHKVNGLTYEGSFRSHQVPLPVTSENPEMLADLEQWLLSYRPEELFNEDGSFKAELAEIAPQGDKRMGMHPITNGGINPRALDLPDWKQFALDIEQPGDRKDQDMVNAGNWFAEVIKRNPDNFRVFGPDETKSNRLFAVLKTTNRQWLERVDVELDEAVGPVGRVIDSQLSEHQAEGFLEGYVLTGRHGVFVSYESFLRVIDSMLTQHMKWVVKARKIGWRKDYPSLNVIATSTAFQQDHNGYTHQDPGILGHLADKRPELIREYLPADSNTLLAVLDKAYRERDVINLIVASKQPRDQFFNVEEAQELVDKGLKVIDWASTCSMDENPDLVVVASGTEPNLEALATVSILNSHFPSLKIRFVNVVDLLRLRHPSIDPRGLSDAEFNAIFTTSAPVLFAFHGFEGLIRDIFFSRQNHNLFVHGYREHGDITTSFDIRLMSEMDRFHMSITAAKAVFGQDASQFVQLMEDKIAYHNQYIKEVGIDIDEVRYWKWQPLNK